The genomic DNA TTTAAATAATTGCTTCCACTCGCATGGAATAGTACAATAACACTCAAACTATATCTAGTTAGGCGAGCCTAGCCCcaagcctctagcctcttctgacagAAATTCTGTTTTATATAGATATAAATCTGCTAAAATTGATCAGATTTGAATTAAAGTTTTTAAATAGTTCATTCATATGTAACATATGCTTTTGGTGTAAATCTAGCAATGATAATGATTAGTTTCATACTGTCGGGAACAGGAAACCTATCGGGGTTATAGAGGTCCCCGTAGCCAAGATGCTAGGCTGTCctcgcggtcacccatccaattaCTGACCAAATCTAATGGTGCTTAATTGAATTACCGAATGCCGCATACATCAGAAACCTTGAAATGTAAAAATCATTCCATGCAAATACATTAATAGCTTTAACgtataaaacaaaattattttcatAAACTATTCATTGTAATATTCTGACCATAAAAAGGCAGTTTCTAGAACAGCCACAAAGGGGTGATGCTACTCATAACTCACAGGCATAGTCTTCTTAAGAGCTCACATGAGGTGATAATCTtacattttcattttatttttatatattttatgatCTTAGAAAAAGTCACTGTAAAGGCGTTTACCTAACATGGCGACGAGGTTGTAcaaaactttttatatatatattttttcgaaACTCCTATTTATCAAATAATATTACATATGAGTttcgaaaaaatatatataaaagttttgtACAACCTCGTTACTATAAAGGTGACGCCTTTACAGTGACATTTTTCTAACAAGAGCATAAAATAATCTTGCTTCCGTCTTCTGCTTAGCAGATAATTGAATGTTGTATCTCCACAACAGATAACCCTCTGACGTGTGGCTGCGGCATTGCCTGGCTGGTGGTGGAGTTCGACTACCAGACTCGGCTGGGTGATGATATAACGTGTTCTGACGGAgagttggtggtggacctggaccCTGACACTTATAATCATTGTCGCTAACCACCTGTCCTGACTTCATCAGTCGCATGCACTTTTACATTTTAAGTAATATGTGAATTATCAAAATGTATGGCTTTTATATGCAAAAATATAACTTTACACCCACTACGTAAATACAATTACTTTGGAGGAACAATTTTATAgacatatgtatgagtatgtCTGCTCGAGGCTGGTTACCAGACGCTTGAGTCTAGCTTCACCAAATTTTGCAGAGTGACTATTTCTTTGTCCGGAGATGGCAGAGCTCGACCCCGGAGTCGCCCTCTATGCTGCCTTCTTTGTATGAAATGGCAAATCATACTAATTTCCAAtctcattaaataaaaaaaaattccgtcCGCACTAAGATTACAGGAAAGAAAGGGAACTGCACTAAACAATAACAATTAGCAGTCATACGTGCATAAACAGTGATGCTAACATACAGCCGTTCTCAAAAACATAATTATCTGAATATAATGCTTCCCAGCCTATATACCTTTCAATACCAAGTGGAAGAAGCGGCAACACTGCCCCTCCCCTGGATTACTCCGGCTGATCGTCAACTGACACGATTGATTGAATCAAGAATCACTCGGACAATTATTTCCTAACTTTACTTTTTCTTCTTTACCTAGATGATATTTACATcttaatcaaaactcaactcctaTGCAACTCCAATGCAACGTGTCAAACTCCATAGATTACAATACAAGCTGTACATTCATGATTGCTCTAcatttgacatatatatatatatatatatatatatatatatatatatatatatatatatatatatatatataatatatatatatatatgtttttattaaggcctgtcggccGTCTATCACTCCATCAAAGGAGGACGTAATGTATGGGGGGTTTGATAGGCAATATATTTTCTATTAACCACTCTTTTCTTATATGCAATATTATAATAAGTTTAAAACTGACCGAAAGATATTCAAATAAACATAAACCTAGGATAGCCTGTTAATTTTGTACATATTTTGCTATCAATAGTTATTCAACTTCCCAGTTGGCACACCAAGATGCTAAATTTGCATACAACATGTCTCTTTAGCAACATCTAAGCAATCTAGTCTGAAATTATATTGTATGAAAATTACACACGCGATTTCAAATTCGAGTTTGACTGGCCTAGTCAAGAGAGTAGGAAAGGAATGACTTCATAGTCATTTAATCAATACGCAACCCATAAAGTCTAAGGAAatggaaaataaaataaaagtttTTGGAGAGTTAAAAAAGGTAAGTATTATTAAAATAATCGTTGTCTTACTTAATTTTGGCATGATTAGCACATCCAATtctaatataaaaaataataataatttaatgttGGGTGATAATGATAATGGTATTGAGAGATTTATCATGGTGATGACAATGGCACAGTGTCACCTAACACTGTTTTCTTTCACGAAAATCCTAGCCTGGtcatgttgggcacgtacccaacaTGATAAAAGGTGGGACGAAAAGGTGTGGGTATAAACTAGAAACCCTTACGAGCTATTGGGATGTAAGGCGGAACTTTGTCAGTATAAGCGCATGTCGCTGGATTGAACCTGAAAGGGAAAGTAGTTGAGGGCAAGTACCACACTACCGTAGCTGTGGTACCCCTCCTAAAATACGACttaatacttatagcaactatatTGGTCCAACGTGCACAAATGGACGATATTCGTCCATTTCGCAACCAACGATATTCACGTTTCGTAGCTTTTAttctctttattaaataatatactgtataaatGTCACATatacatcaatttacaagggaaatactacattttatagtttatatatttcTTAGTAAACAAGTGTTTCATACTAATAATTTTGTAGAGGGGACATAAAAATAAGCCTAAACCCAAATTTAAACATTCGTAGGCCTAATATATATCGACTTACCTTAGGTCCTTTAGCTACTTTTCCAATTTATTGTGCCATTTGGGTTAATTCATTAATACAAAAGGTGAACTATTGGGTTCAAACAGTCCAAATTTGTACGTTTGACCAAACAGTTGTCATAAGTAATAttattttaggaggatgggctccACAGGAGGAAGATACGTGCCGCAGGAGGAAGATAcgagcctcaggagatagatacgAGCCGCAGGAGGAAGATAcgagcctcaggagatagatacgAGCCGCAGGAGGTAGACACGAGCCGCAGGAGGTAGATACGAGCCGCAGGAGGTAGACACGAGCCGCAGGAGGTAGATACGAGCCTCAGAAGGTAGATACAAGCCGCAGGAGGAAGATACGAGCCTCAGAAGGTAGATACGAGCCGCAGGAGGAGGATACCCAATACAAACGCCGGACACTCGGACAAAATTGATCATAACACAACACAATCACACACATACTAATGCAAAAATATATAAGACACGAGTGTTAAATCTGCGGTAAAGGGTTAATAAACATTTAGCCCCAAATTATATTATCCACAACGAACTTCAAACTGACTATAAACATTACGACTACCTTCCCAAACATTACCCATTCATAAATAACACTTAGGCACTGCTCCCGGGATAATGTAAACACCATAAGAATGTTATACACACTAGGAAATCCCAATGACGTGATTTTAGCACAGTTGTCACATATAAACAGAACATCATAGCCTCGCCCACAACAATACTTACCTCATATCAGTAAATATGTCGCCATaaatctcaacaccactctctgtGGGCGTTTATATGGACAACAGGATAATGTCTACGGAACACTTAAGTATTTCCAGACCTTCGAGATGTAGTTTAGGCTGAAATAATTGCAGTAATCTTCTCATAAACAAGTCTTGCGGACCCTGGCAGGTGGGTGCGGGGAGGTGGGACACACTAGGCCGCCATGCCCCAACACTTCGCCAATTAACTACAAACGTTGGGACAAAATGGTGTTACCTGTATGACTAGTTGAGGTGacgaggctgctgctgctgctgctgctgctgctactacgacgacgacgacgacgacgtgacAATGGACGTGTGCATCCGCGTGTGTTTTCCGCCTTGCTGGTCCCAGAGAGTCGCCACGATACACCGTATTAAAGACGGTCCTGTCTGTTTAAACCCTTTACACAGAGAGTCGgaacactagtcacaagatacACAAACCACCTGGTAGGCTAACATGGGCAAGCTGTCACAGAACATCGACACTGTGCTCAACATCACCGCCAGTACTGACCGAATGATCAACATCTGGACGAGCGGGTCGCGTCGTTAACCGGCTCGTCCTCCAACGCAACTCTGTCACTTCTTCAACCACGTACTTCAAGTACAAATAACTGCCAACagcctaaacatctaacctaacataAGTCTAACTATACATAAAactttaaaatataataaaataacttatatataaatacaatctTATTTTTAATACACTATACGTAAAAATTGATGATTGCTTCTTGACTGTTTTAACGatttgaggacgggttgaaatacaaataatccccaacaaaatttatacatctaacctaaccaacgcttAACTAAACCTAGAACTTTAATACATAAAAATATTAATTTGTATACAAGTAACCGACTACCAATACACAACACGTTAGCATTGCTGACTACGTCATGGGGGGACGGCCGGCGCTCTATAACTAGCctttggtgcattcttttgataattactaactatataacgagcctggcctgagcaaGAGTTGAAATGCTTAGTCAACGACGTACTTCAAATATCAGTGACTGTAAACACCGAGGCTAGCCAAATCTAGGTCTTACTATACATCaaattttaatatataattatacttATTTTTATTTGAGAATGTCGATTTTGAATGAAAAGTTCGTTATACTTATGACTACGTATTTGGGTGGGCCGCCGCCTGGACGAGCCTAGCCCAAGGACGAGTTGTTATAAATACTTCACCAACGTACTGCAAATATAAATAATTGCCCAAAGAACCTGATCTAGCCTACTCTAACCTCGGCCTAACTGTATACGAAATTATAATATGATAATAATACTCTATATATGAAAAATACCGTTTGAATACACAGTGCGTTTAAATTGACGAATACGTCTTTAGTGGTGCGTCGCAGCCTGGACGAGCCTAGCCTGGGGACGGGGTGCTGTAAGATAGAACAACTACCCTGCAGTTATCATGAAGAGAACAGTGAAGACAAAATAAAAACATTTAGGTGCAAAAAGAGTTATTGAGGTTTATACTGATCTCAATAAAATCATGGAATGTGATCCAGATAATAAGTCAAAATTCTGGCGAGTTAGTGGAATTATGAGCACCATAATACTGACGCATTCTCGGACTTAGGAGCTATGGAATCGACAGGTCCCTCaagtggctgctagagttcaaccctagcaagtgcaaagtaatgaagctgGGTACGAGGACTCTGAGATCGGACACGAGGTACTTACCTAACAGTACTTACTTAACAGTACCTACGGAGGCGTGAGGTATAGCTCCTTATGCTCCGCCTACCACCTTGCTGTACTTATTGCGTTacaatttaactattctgacattcAAATTGTTGTCGAATCTGGCGTTAAAGCTGTGAATGGAGATGACTTCCACAACTTTTCttttagtgcattccacttgttgaaaaCCGGTACTCATTTGCGttcccagcttccacctgtgtcctactttctctcaatttgaaGAAGATATCATTGTCCACCTTATCTATTCAGTttcctgttttgggtcctctgctaggttaggagaggacactttaaattcaaaattttcttgacgttgggaaactttaGGAAGACGGGCTGATGACAAAATGGCATTGGTGTTGCGTCATCATGGTGCAGCTGTGACACAGTGACTTTAGTGTTGCGTCATCATGGTGCAGCTGTGACATAGTGACTTTAGTGTTGCGTCATGATGGTGCAGCTGTGACACAGTGACTTTAGTGTTGCGTCATGATGGTGCAGCTGTGACACAGTGACTTTAGTGTTGCGTCATGATGGTGCATCTGTGACACAGTGACTTTAGTGTTGCGTCATGATGGTGCAGCTGTGACACAGTGACTTTAGTGTTGCGTCATCATGGTGTAGCTGTGACACAGTGACACTGGTGTTGCGTTATAATTCTACCAAGTCTATCCTATTGTTTACATAATAATTTTTGTAACTATATGAACCATCGTACATTGGCGCCAAGGAcagttagatagtagaatttggtactattcactttagtgAATAGCcctgaaaaaataaagctaaaatccAAACtttaatattcctaggcctagtatagcacatatatgtactatattaggcctcagatagcgtgtattaggcttaGGAAGAATGAGTtgggttttattagcaacataaatataaaacctttccaggtttgtccaaattcaatagtaccaaatttTAATTTTCTAATTTATTTTCTAATTTCCATTACGTTAAAACCTGCACGATGGTCCACATCCTTCCTATAGGTACTGTGTAAACAGGAGGGGCTGAACTCTGCAGATAGCTGGCCACATGCACGTTCTCAAGCCTCGCGCATCAAACTGCGTCATAACCAAGTGTCTCTCATACCATGTTTATATCCCTCTCCATCCCCACCATCAGTAGCCATCTCTCTCTATCCTGCCATATCTATCCCTCTCCACACCCACCATCACTCCATTCCTCTCCACACCCATCATCACTCTCCCTCTCCATACCCACCATCAAGCACTACAGGCGTTAGTACCGACAGAGCACTATAGGCGTGAGAacctgtacagcagttgattgaattttgagaggcgggactgaaAAGCTGAAGCACAACCCTCGCACAGCTACTTTAGTAGACCCACCTGCGTTGCGCACCTTATGCGTCGTTGTTTGACTGAGAAGACATGTTCTGGTCAAGTTAAACGAATATTTTGTAATTTatttagcatagtatttacaatcttgtaaagccactagtacgcgcagcatttcgggcagatccttaatctaacagaattATTTATTCAGTCCATTACACTGCCCAGTCTCCTTTGTAATGACAACTGGACTCCAAGTGTGTTTGTGCCTTCTGGTCGAGAGACAAGTGAGGACATAGGAGGTTGCTTTGAGGAAGACAGCCACGTACGCAATGCTCGCTTCTTTGTAAAAAAGTGTAAGCATCATCAGGGGAACAGGTGGTAAGGTTCTCATGGTGACAGTACACAGTCCTGATATACTCCTGGACCTCTTGACACGGGCACCAGTCAACTATCTGTTTTTGACAGCTGAAGTCAGGACACTGAGGTGCGGTCAGTACAAAGAAGGGGGTTCAGTATTAGCCTGCACTCTTCCTACGACCGTTGTGTGATCCAGACGACTTCTGGCACTGCCATTTGAGACTTAAATAGTTTCCTGGGATTTTCATCAGCAGGTTCAGAAGGGTCTATCACCATGTTGGTCAGCAGGAGGTGGGTgacggtgctgctgctggtgctgccccTGTGTGCTGGGGACGACCTACCCTCTTCCCGGGCTATTCCCTGTCCGCCAGAGGCCGACATTGCCCCTTGCGTCTGTTCCTTAATGAACAGTGTGGACATGTACATGGACTGCTCAGATGTCAGCAGTTCAGATGAGCTAAAAGAAATCTTTAGTATAAATTTCCCATTCACTAACTTTATCCGTCTGGACATCAATGGGAATAACGGAATCACAGAACTGAGGGCCGGAGACTTGGGTCCGACCACCTACCAGCAGATCCGCATCACCGATGGAGCGCTACAGACCATCGACGAGAAAGCTCTCGCTAATAGCTACTCGACCCTCACCTTGCTAGATCTTCATAACAATGACATCACCTCATTTCCATTCGATGAAATTGATTCCTTCACTAAACTACAAAACTTAAACGTGTACAGCAACAACCTGTTGATCTTCCCTGACTTAAAATCGTCCTCCTTGATGTACGTAAACTTCGGACATAACCCACTGGGAGAAATCAAAGCGACGGCTCTGCAGGAACTCCCGAACCTGAGAGAGATTGACTTGCAGAGCTGCGATCTACCAGAAGTCCCTGCAGGTTGGTACAGGTTTAGCCGAACACAACAAAAAGACTCTGGCGTCGATGTAACTAAGCACGACGTTAAGAGGTTATTATATATATCCTAAACTAATACTCCAGTACTATAAATTTTAACTTGCTCCCTCACGTTCACTTAACGTTCTCCTTTCGTAAGCAGCTCATGCTGTGCATTTCTGCCAGATGTGTCCACACACTGTCAATCGTTAAAGTCAACTCTCAGCTTGGCGTTTCTGGACAAGTAGAGGTTTGCCATGGCTGTTGTGTAAACTTAACTCTTAGCTTGAGCAAATCACCCTTATGTTGGTTTCGTATGTGTCAGTCTGAGATGGTCTTGGATATAACAGTCTGACGTGATCCCAACTGCGTCACGCAGTTACATGCATTGAGATAAATGAGTTACCGCTGGATGACCCTCCAGGCATGAGAGAGCATGGTGGAGGGTGAACTAAGTTATATTTAGTCTTGCCTCTGCCAGAGTAATTTTCACTGACCATACAGCAATTCGGTCTTCAAAAAGACATCTATGTGGACTTGATATAGctgaaatttatttttatttttaattaatgaTATCTATGTCAGCTTAATTTTGAAATAAAGTAAACTAGTCCAAGTTATGtgcacaaaatatatttatttagcgTCCTTGCCACATGGTAATCTTGCTAATGATTAATGTGGTAATGTGTCCTTGCCAGAAAcgttgtgcgtattagtggctttgggtgttatatgtactaactctatctttaaatccaacattatgtttgtaactcatcttcaatgtatgtacttttacctgaataaaaaaattaatctaatctaatctaaagTGTTCCTTGGTTGGCAGCCATTATAGTTTAATATGACACGTGTTTTTCTCGCAGGAACGTTCACCGGGATTAATACTCTTCAGAGAATTTACCTGGACAACAACACCCTGAGTGTTCTGCCGGCGGGGGTCATCTCTCTCAGCACCTCCAGTAGCTCCGTCCACCTCTCAGACAACTCTATACGCAACATCGAAACTGGTGCTCTTCAAGGTTAGATTTTACCAGAatgtacctggaggccaccatatGTAGTGGcctaggcggggggggggggccaggaagCCGGGGGCTTGGTAAAGGTTCCTACATTATCATACTCGAGTTCTCTATCACTAGAGCCCCAGACACTATCAATGTGCCACAGTAAGGGTCGGGGAATTATAGCTTGTAAGGGAACGTTCTGGTATAGTCCATTTATATCGATGCTGGTTAATTGGTCATTTAAAACAGTATAGTCACTGAAAACcttagtttgttgttcttcacatTCACATAAATTAAAgaattacctgaatttacctcagGGCCACTTAAcattctagtggcctcgacgaggaacaGGAGCCCTTGAAAGGTCCCCCATTCGTTCTGATGATTTTTGCAAGCTGGATTTTAGAATTCATCAGGGTTTTGATATTTAGGCTTCAGCGGGTATaaaccatgggtttataaccctgtgggtgaataaGCATCTCcagttttcagtcctacattgtggcttgttgagcctgaaaccttctttgtttgtgttacatcagaCCTTTTGAAGAAGAAGTCTAGATCAACATccaccaaattgttcagtattttaccgGTTTCGATgaaatccgccctgtcatgcctggtttgcagtgttgttagaccTGGTATGAAAGTTTATATAGTTCTGGAATTAttgttgttgcccggtgttgagcTTTCTCCAATGaagctgtctttctgaagatgaggtctccattcttcatgtatccaagcatggagcatCTATGACCCAAGTTGGGGCGCACCAGACTTATACAACTGAATGATTACCATATTTTCCTTAAAGGTAAAGGTATGCTTGATTATTCCTAGTTTGTGTAGCTTTTTCACTACCGCTCCCACTTGTtgcgcaactttcagtgaatgatggattctgactctAGGATCCTTTTATTCATCAATCTGCTGAAGGTAAAGCAGGTAAATTTAAAGGTAAATTTatcaatttggtagttgtgacgtggattgttatgacccctcatgcaaggtcttgcatttatcgatattaaaaagcatttaccagtcttctgaccatttgtggcgttcatgtagatctctttgtaaagcCTCAATATTATTTTCACTTCCAACTTTACCATACATTTTAGTGTCAtccgcaaatttgatgatgtggtttgtaatattttcatctatGTCATGGAtgcatatgacaaaaagggttggccccaaaatggaccccgaGGTACCCTACTCATCACATTTCTTCAGTCTGATTCCATTCCCGTTTAGCACGACCCATTGTTTTTTGTGTTTTAACCATagttttatccattctaatataccatttattccatgtgcctgtaatttctGTATTGAACTGCAGCATTCTTGAAAACTTTCAATGTAGATCCCCCATAAGATATGAAGAGCCGTCCACCACACGAAGAACCCTACACCAGGAAGTAACGCTAGGGTACCATGGTAGGGGTTGCGGGTAATGATGCTATGGTAGGAGTTGATGAACACTACTCAGGACGTCCTATTTACTTTCCATGTTTATGATAAAACTATAAAGTGTTTCCGATTTTAGAAACTTTCTTTATGTGTTAACTCGGTAGCCACAAAATGTCTCATTCAACACATTCTTTTATGTGAATTATTCATAATTCACAGACGAGATGTTTGACAAAGTTGCCCAGATGATCAGGGTCACCTGGCTTGTGTATGATGTTCACATTAATGTTTCCACCTGGTGGCTGCTCCAGCTCCCTCCACAGCGAAGGCTTGGCGCTGCTTGGTTGTCCGTACCCTCTGCTAGTTGTTGTCCCTGCACTTAGTGGTCCCTCTGCTCCTTCGTCAGGTGTGACTGGCGACGTCTGGCTTCAGAGCAACGAACTGACGGAGCTGGCGGAGGAGGTGTGGCGGTCGCTGTTCGATGCCAACCTCATACTGTACGCAGCCGGTAAGTCACTTCGGTGTATCTCTTTCCGGCTAACATCAGCAACAACAATTCCTGCTCGTCAGAATGTGGAACACAACAGTTAAATGATGTCATAATTGTAAATATTATAAGTTTAGGAACAttacagcggagtggtgtcagtAGCATTATAGTACTGTAGTGGTGTGGGGAGGCTCTAAGCCTGCTAACACCAGTCACAAGTCCTCTGCTACTGTACAATAACAAATAATACTTATttaattataataaaataatCGAACAATTAATGACTATGGCAGTAATAACAAAAGTTCACGAAGAAATAAAACTTTCTTAATAACAGTAATACTTACAGTAGAAGAAACTGCACTGAGAAGTAGTGGCAGAAATTGTAGTGTCCAGGAGAGAAACAGCAGTACcacaggtgcacacacacacacacgtcacattaACATGATCgattaatgagaaaatcagtagaagtcatgatgaggattcgaaccaacaCACTGGATACTCCTATGCTTGGGAGTACCCCGTGTGCCGGTTCGAATACTTATCATGGCGTCTACCTGATTTTCTCAGTAACCGGATTATTAAACTAATAGTACCCGATGCAGAAGTAGTAGAAACTATTGTGGTAGTACCTGTAGCAGTTTAAATAGTAGTACTAACAGTAGTATCCATAGTAGAAATGCCAATATAAACCTATAGCAATAGGGTCCATGGAGTGTGAGGTCCCTAGTGTGTAAGGTCCCAGGGTATTGAGCGGGTGATGTGAGCTGTGCCAGCTGGCAGTGTGCTGGCTCACCTCACTGCTGGCACACCTCACTGCCGCCAACGATAACGGATGTAATATTACCTGTATAAACAAACCCAATGTCAAGTTAGCTCCAAATAAACAACACCCATAGGTCTACACTACTCCATATTAATCGAATACAATGCTCTTTATTACCGTCATTAATAaacattcatattttgatatgccTGTGAATCATGTTCTTACGGTATTGTTCACGAGCTAAAATGTGTAGTATTCAAATCTGTTATTGCAGCAAATTCATTCTTTCAAAATTCTTTAACAAAGACGTTTAGTTGATCTGACACTAGGGAAGGTTAGAGCTTTATTCGTCCATTTTCTCGGATAAGAAAGCCCCTTCGTGTCACTGGCATAAGGTGTCCCTCATGCCAGGGACACCTCATGTATCCCTGACAGGTGACGCAACCTCATTACTATTTACATAACCTCACACAATATCAGCTCCCTATCAGACACTCTCCCTTATAAGTAACGTCCCTCACCTGCATCTTCTCGACAGATAACCCCCTC from Procambarus clarkii isolate CNS0578487 chromosome 32, FALCON_Pclarkii_2.0, whole genome shotgun sequence includes the following:
- the LOC123759376 gene encoding oplophorus-luciferin 2-monooxygenase non-catalytic subunit, producing the protein MLVSRRWVTVLLLVLPLCAGDDLPSSRAIPCPPEADIAPCVCSLMNSVDMYMDCSDVSSSDELKEIFSINFPFTNFIRLDINGNNGITELRAGDLGPTTYQQIRITDGALQTIDEKALANSYSTLTLLDLHNNDITSFPFDEIDSFTKLQNLNVYSNNLLIFPDLKSSSLMYVNFGHNPLGEIKATALQELPNLREIDLQSCDLPEVPAGTFTGINTLQRIYLDNNTLSVLPAGVISLSTSSSSVHLSDNSIRNIETGALQGVTGDVWLQSNELTELAEEVWRSLFDANLILYAADNPLTCDCSIAWLVLEAKYLTRLGDDVSCADGELVKELNPAIYITMCS